The Euphorbia lathyris chromosome 3, ddEupLath1.1, whole genome shotgun sequence genome contains a region encoding:
- the LOC136222992 gene encoding protein CHUP1, chloroplastic isoform X1: MKEKRDIIRPVILKVGVALALSFAGFLYSRFKNKRPKLSQPPHSPFPSDQAGKALVEGRTPMEKTPPISRSGDSVSVDIHQEDTFRPRVAINNITVVDSPNNRNNDDIDGYLLPELNDVVKEFGTSPTNASICLKKELETSMSDLETCQAFRSKEKEEYEQEIRHLKDIVGDLQEREKSLEFQLLEFYGLKEQETALLELHNRLELSNMEVKLLTLKMESLQAENHKLHEQVAGQEKLASELDTARAKIKLLRKMFRSEAEKNRQQILTLRDKVIRLQEQEASGVGSDMQQTLQEQEAAGVGSDMQQKLQKLKKLEAQVEDLSKTNLKLQHENSELVRKCESKQVLANSVLEDPETEALRKLTNQLREENEELEKKVDRLQADRCTDVEELVYLRWINACLRYELRNFKPGNGKTVAKDLSRSLSPESEAKAKQLILEYAYNEGTEEKGVNIMDFDSDRWSSSHHSYVVDSGDIEEPPKENNNSSKAKFFKKLRKLIRGKEAQFHHQNQGSSADRTPVTEDFDSWGVNSGISTATDAGKSLSPESYGVSFRRSADIPRLKIGRRYSDIGLIHDQKRAFSARMTSPFTSPENQVEQGWYAREKSELKKFAEVLKGSESKTSKSHRKSTSLGSLMGVKSSTSE, from the exons ATGAAAGAAAAGAGAGACATTATTAGGCCTGTTATACTTAAAGTTGGAGTTGCTTTAGCTCTTTCTTTTGCTGGATTTCTTTATTCTCGCTTCAAAAACAAAAGGCCTAAACTTTCTCAGCCTCCTCACTCTCCATTCCCTTCCG ATCAAGCTGGTAAAGCTCTTGTAGAAGGAAGAACTCCAATGGAGAAAACACCACCCATTTCAAGAAGTGGAGATTCCGTTTCGGTAGACATACAT CAGGAAGACACATTTAGGCCCCGAGTCGCCATCAATAATATTACGGTGGTAGATTCTCCAAACAATAGAAACAATGATGACATAGATGGATACCTCTTGCCGGAATTAAATGACGTTGTGAAGGAATTTGGGACGAGTCCCACCAATGCCTCTATTTGTTTGAAGAAGGAACTAGAAACATCAATGTCAGATTTGGAAACTTGTCAAGCATTTAGAAGTAAGGAAAAAGAGGAATATGAGCAAGAGATTAGACATCTTAAAGACATTGTTGGAGATCTTCAAGAGAGGGAGAAGAGCCTTGAGTTTCAATTGCTGGAATTTTATGGCCTGAAAGAGCAAGAAACTGCTCTGCTAGAGCTGCATAATCGTCTCGAATTAAGCAACATGGAGGTTAAGCTTTTGACTCTCAAGATGGAATCTTTACAGGCAGAAAACCATAAACTACATGAACAAGTGGCTGGTCAGGAAAAACTTGCATCGGAGCTTGATACTGCGAGAGCAAAAATCAAATTGTTGAGGAAGATGTTTAGATCCGAAGCTGAGAAAAATAGGCAACAGATTTTAACCCTTCGAGATAAAGTAATTCGATTGCAAGAGCAAGAAGCTAGTGGTGTTGGTTCAGATATGCAACAAACATTGCAAGAGCAAGAAGCTGCTGGAGTTGGTTCAGATATGCAACAAAAGTTGCAAAAGCTGAAAAAGTTGGAGGCTCAGGTAGAAGATCTAAGCAAGACTAATTTGAAATTGCAGCACGAGAATTCTGAATTGGTTCGTAAGTGTGAATCCAAACAAGTCCTTGCAAATTCTGTTCTTGAAGATCCAGAG ACAGAAGCACTTCGAAAGCTTACAAATCAATTACGGGAGGAGAATGAAGAGTTGGAAAAGAAAGTTGACCGACTCCAAGCAGATCGATGTACTGATGTGGAAGAATTAGTCTATCTCCGATGGATAAACGCTTGCTTGAGATATGAATTGCGGAATTTTAAGCCTGGAAATGGTAAAACAGTTGCTAAAGACCTAAGCAGATCCCTCAGTCCCGAGTCAGAGGCGAAAGCAAAACAGCTAATACTTGAATACGCTTATAACGAAGGAACGGAGGAGAAAGGTGTCAACATTATGGATTTTGATTCTGACCGGTGGTCTTCCTCTCACCATTCATATGTTGTAGATTCGGGTGACATTGAGGAGCCTCCGAAAGAAAACAACAACTCGAGCAAAGCTAAGTTCTTTAAAAAGCTAAGAAAACTCATTCGGGGAAAAGAGGCTCAATTTCATCATCAGAACCAAGGGTCATCAGCAGACAGGACTCCAGTAACAGAAGATTTTGATTCTTGGGGTGTGAATTCGGGTATATCAACAGCAACAGATGCTGGAAAAAGTCTGTCTCCGGAGTCATATGGGGTGTCATTTAGACGGTCAGCGGATATCCCGAGATTGAAGATTGGACGGAGATATAGTGATATAGGATTAATACATGATCAAAAGAGAGCATTCTCAGCTAGAATGACAAGTCCTTTTACCTCACCAGAAAATCAAGTTGAGCAAGGGTGGTATGCCAGGGAAAAATCTGAACTGAAGAAGTTTGCTGAAGTTCTGAAGGGATCAGAGAGCAAAACATCAAAATCGCACCGGAAATCGACATCTTTGGGCTCATTAATGGGTGTTAAGAGTTCAACTTCAGAATAA
- the LOC136222992 gene encoding protein CHUP1, chloroplastic isoform X2: MKEKRDIIRPVILKVGVALALSFAGFLYSRFKNKRPKLSQPPHSPFPSDQAGKALVEGRTPMEKTPPISRSGDSVSVDIHEDTFRPRVAINNITVVDSPNNRNNDDIDGYLLPELNDVVKEFGTSPTNASICLKKELETSMSDLETCQAFRSKEKEEYEQEIRHLKDIVGDLQEREKSLEFQLLEFYGLKEQETALLELHNRLELSNMEVKLLTLKMESLQAENHKLHEQVAGQEKLASELDTARAKIKLLRKMFRSEAEKNRQQILTLRDKVIRLQEQEASGVGSDMQQTLQEQEAAGVGSDMQQKLQKLKKLEAQVEDLSKTNLKLQHENSELVRKCESKQVLANSVLEDPETEALRKLTNQLREENEELEKKVDRLQADRCTDVEELVYLRWINACLRYELRNFKPGNGKTVAKDLSRSLSPESEAKAKQLILEYAYNEGTEEKGVNIMDFDSDRWSSSHHSYVVDSGDIEEPPKENNNSSKAKFFKKLRKLIRGKEAQFHHQNQGSSADRTPVTEDFDSWGVNSGISTATDAGKSLSPESYGVSFRRSADIPRLKIGRRYSDIGLIHDQKRAFSARMTSPFTSPENQVEQGWYAREKSELKKFAEVLKGSESKTSKSHRKSTSLGSLMGVKSSTSE; encoded by the exons ATGAAAGAAAAGAGAGACATTATTAGGCCTGTTATACTTAAAGTTGGAGTTGCTTTAGCTCTTTCTTTTGCTGGATTTCTTTATTCTCGCTTCAAAAACAAAAGGCCTAAACTTTCTCAGCCTCCTCACTCTCCATTCCCTTCCG ATCAAGCTGGTAAAGCTCTTGTAGAAGGAAGAACTCCAATGGAGAAAACACCACCCATTTCAAGAAGTGGAGATTCCGTTTCGGTAGACATACAT GAAGACACATTTAGGCCCCGAGTCGCCATCAATAATATTACGGTGGTAGATTCTCCAAACAATAGAAACAATGATGACATAGATGGATACCTCTTGCCGGAATTAAATGACGTTGTGAAGGAATTTGGGACGAGTCCCACCAATGCCTCTATTTGTTTGAAGAAGGAACTAGAAACATCAATGTCAGATTTGGAAACTTGTCAAGCATTTAGAAGTAAGGAAAAAGAGGAATATGAGCAAGAGATTAGACATCTTAAAGACATTGTTGGAGATCTTCAAGAGAGGGAGAAGAGCCTTGAGTTTCAATTGCTGGAATTTTATGGCCTGAAAGAGCAAGAAACTGCTCTGCTAGAGCTGCATAATCGTCTCGAATTAAGCAACATGGAGGTTAAGCTTTTGACTCTCAAGATGGAATCTTTACAGGCAGAAAACCATAAACTACATGAACAAGTGGCTGGTCAGGAAAAACTTGCATCGGAGCTTGATACTGCGAGAGCAAAAATCAAATTGTTGAGGAAGATGTTTAGATCCGAAGCTGAGAAAAATAGGCAACAGATTTTAACCCTTCGAGATAAAGTAATTCGATTGCAAGAGCAAGAAGCTAGTGGTGTTGGTTCAGATATGCAACAAACATTGCAAGAGCAAGAAGCTGCTGGAGTTGGTTCAGATATGCAACAAAAGTTGCAAAAGCTGAAAAAGTTGGAGGCTCAGGTAGAAGATCTAAGCAAGACTAATTTGAAATTGCAGCACGAGAATTCTGAATTGGTTCGTAAGTGTGAATCCAAACAAGTCCTTGCAAATTCTGTTCTTGAAGATCCAGAG ACAGAAGCACTTCGAAAGCTTACAAATCAATTACGGGAGGAGAATGAAGAGTTGGAAAAGAAAGTTGACCGACTCCAAGCAGATCGATGTACTGATGTGGAAGAATTAGTCTATCTCCGATGGATAAACGCTTGCTTGAGATATGAATTGCGGAATTTTAAGCCTGGAAATGGTAAAACAGTTGCTAAAGACCTAAGCAGATCCCTCAGTCCCGAGTCAGAGGCGAAAGCAAAACAGCTAATACTTGAATACGCTTATAACGAAGGAACGGAGGAGAAAGGTGTCAACATTATGGATTTTGATTCTGACCGGTGGTCTTCCTCTCACCATTCATATGTTGTAGATTCGGGTGACATTGAGGAGCCTCCGAAAGAAAACAACAACTCGAGCAAAGCTAAGTTCTTTAAAAAGCTAAGAAAACTCATTCGGGGAAAAGAGGCTCAATTTCATCATCAGAACCAAGGGTCATCAGCAGACAGGACTCCAGTAACAGAAGATTTTGATTCTTGGGGTGTGAATTCGGGTATATCAACAGCAACAGATGCTGGAAAAAGTCTGTCTCCGGAGTCATATGGGGTGTCATTTAGACGGTCAGCGGATATCCCGAGATTGAAGATTGGACGGAGATATAGTGATATAGGATTAATACATGATCAAAAGAGAGCATTCTCAGCTAGAATGACAAGTCCTTTTACCTCACCAGAAAATCAAGTTGAGCAAGGGTGGTATGCCAGGGAAAAATCTGAACTGAAGAAGTTTGCTGAAGTTCTGAAGGGATCAGAGAGCAAAACATCAAAATCGCACCGGAAATCGACATCTTTGGGCTCATTAATGGGTGTTAAGAGTTCAACTTCAGAATAA